Proteins encoded by one window of Streptococcus sanguinis:
- the rpsK gene encoding 30S ribosomal protein S11 codes for MAKPTRKRRVKKNIESGIAHIHATFNNTIVMITDVHGNAIAWSSAGALGFKGSRKSTPFAAQMASEAAAKSAQEHGLKSVEVTVKGPGSGRESAIRALAAAGLEVTAIRDVTPVPHNGARPPKRRRV; via the coding sequence TTGGCTAAACCAACACGTAAACGTCGTGTGAAGAAAAATATCGAATCCGGTATTGCTCATATTCACGCTACATTTAATAACACTATTGTTATGATTACTGATGTGCATGGTAACGCGATTGCTTGGTCATCTGCTGGAGCTCTTGGATTTAAAGGTTCTCGTAAATCTACACCATTTGCTGCCCAAATGGCATCTGAAGCAGCTGCTAAATCTGCACAGGAACACGGTCTGAAATCAGTTGAAGTTACTGTAAAAGGTCCAGGTTCTGGTCGTGAGTCTGCTATTCGTGCTCTTGCTGCCGCTGGTCTTGAAGTAACAGCTATTCGTGATGTGACTCCTGTACCACACAATGGTGCTCGTCCTCCAAAACGTCGCCGTGTATAA
- the rpmD gene encoding 50S ribosomal protein L30, translating into MAQIKITLTKSPIGRIPSQRKTVVALGLGKLNSSVIKEDNPAVRGMITAVSHLVTVEEVK; encoded by the coding sequence ATGGCTCAAATTAAAATTACTTTGACTAAGTCTCCAATCGGACGCATCCCGTCACAACGTAAAACTGTTGTAGCACTTGGACTTGGCAAATTGAACAGCTCAGTTATCAAAGAAGATAATCCAGCAGTACGCGGTATGATTACTGCAGTATCACACTTGGTAACTGTTGAAGAAGTTAAATAA
- the rplO gene encoding 50S ribosomal protein L15 yields the protein MKLHELQPAAGSRKVRNRVGRGTSSGNGKTSGRGQKGQKARSGGGVRLGFEGGQTPLFRRLPKRGFLNINRKEYAIVNLDQLNAFEDGAEVTPVVLIEAGIVKAEKSGIKILGNGELTKKLTVKAAKFSKSAEEAITAKGGSVEVI from the coding sequence ATGAAACTTCATGAATTACAACCTGCTGCAGGTTCTCGTAAAGTCCGCAACCGTGTTGGTCGTGGTACATCATCTGGTAACGGTAAAACATCTGGCCGTGGTCAAAAAGGTCAAAAAGCTCGTAGCGGTGGCGGCGTTCGCCTTGGTTTTGAAGGTGGACAAACTCCATTGTTCCGTCGTCTTCCAAAACGTGGTTTCTTGAACATCAACCGCAAAGAATATGCGATTGTTAACCTTGACCAACTGAACGCCTTTGAAGATGGCGCTGAAGTAACACCAGTTGTTCTCATCGAAGCAGGTATTGTAAAAGCTGAAAAATCAGGTATCAAGATTCTTGGTAACGGAGAATTGACAAAGAAATTGACTGTTAAGGCAGCTAAATTCTCTAAATCAGCTGAAGAAGCTATCACTGCTAAAGGTGGTTCAGTGGAAGTCATCTAA
- the rplQ gene encoding 50S ribosomal protein L17: MAYRKLGRTSSQRKAMLRDLTTDLLINESIVTTEARAKEIRKTVEKMITLGKRGDLHARRQAAAFVRNEIASENYDEATEKYTTTTALQKLFSEIAPRYAERNGGYTRILKTEPRRGDAAPMAIIELV; this comes from the coding sequence ATGGCTTACCGTAAACTAGGACGCACTAGCTCGCAACGTAAAGCGATGCTTCGCGATTTGACTACTGATTTGCTGATCAACGAATCAATCGTGACAACTGAAGCTCGTGCTAAAGAAATCCGTAAAACAGTAGAAAAAATGATTACATTGGGCAAACGTGGAGACTTGCACGCTCGCCGTCAAGCTGCAGCTTTTGTACGTAATGAAATCGCATCAGAAAACTATGATGAAGCAACAGAAAAGTATACTACAACTACTGCTCTTCAAAAATTGTTCTCTGAGATTGCACCACGCTATGCAGAGCGCAACGGTGGATATACTCGTATCCTGAAAACTGAACCGCGCCGTGGAGATGCTGCGCCAATGGCAATCATCGAATTAGTTTAA
- a CDS encoding metal ABC transporter permease, producing MLNLFSYDFMQRAFLAVIAMSLFSPILGTFLILRRQSLMSDTLSHVSLAGVAFGLVLGLSPTLTTVLVVIIAAVFLEYLRTIYKNFMEIGTAILMSTGLAISLIVMSKGKSSSSMSLDQYLFGSIVTISMEQVISLFVIAAVVLVLTFLFIRPMYILTFDEDTAFVDGLPVRTMSILFNIVTGVAIALMIPAAGALLVSTIMVLPASIALRIGKNFKSVILLANAIGFFGMIAGLYISYYAETPASASITIIFVGLFLLVNLVKKFMK from the coding sequence ATGCTTAATCTATTTTCCTATGATTTTATGCAGCGGGCCTTCTTGGCAGTTATTGCCATGAGCCTCTTCTCACCGATTTTGGGGACTTTCCTGATTTTACGTCGGCAGAGCCTTATGAGTGACACGCTCAGTCACGTTTCATTGGCAGGTGTAGCTTTTGGTTTGGTTCTTGGACTATCGCCCACTCTCACAACGGTGCTTGTCGTCATTATCGCAGCAGTCTTCTTAGAGTATCTGCGGACTATCTATAAGAATTTCATGGAAATCGGAACGGCCATTCTTATGTCAACCGGCTTAGCTATTTCCCTGATTGTTATGAGTAAGGGCAAGAGTTCTAGCTCAATGAGTCTGGATCAGTATCTGTTTGGCTCCATTGTGACTATCAGTATGGAGCAGGTGATTTCTCTCTTTGTTATTGCTGCTGTGGTGCTTGTCTTGACCTTCCTCTTTATTCGCCCCATGTACATCTTGACCTTTGATGAGGATACGGCCTTTGTGGATGGGCTGCCTGTGCGTACCATGTCCATTCTCTTTAATATCGTGACGGGTGTTGCGATTGCCCTCATGATTCCAGCTGCGGGAGCCTTGCTAGTTTCGACCATTATGGTCTTGCCGGCCAGTATTGCTCTGCGGATTGGGAAAAATTTCAAGTCGGTTATTTTGCTGGCAAATGCCATTGGTTTCTTTGGTATGATTGCCGGACTTTATATTTCTTACTATGCAGAGACGCCAGCTAGCGCTAGCATTACGATTATCTTCGTCGGCTTGTTCTTGCTGGTCAATCTGGTCAAAAAATTTATGAAATAG
- a CDS encoding adenylate kinase: protein MNLLIMGLPGAGKGTQAAKIVEHFNVAHISTGDMFRAAIANQTEMGVLAKSYIDKGELVPDQVTNGIVKERLSQDDIKQTGFLLDGYPRTIEQANALDQTLAELDLALDGVINIEVDPNSLLERLSGRIIHRETGETFHKVFNPPADYKEEDYYQREDDKPETVKRRLDVNIAQGQPIIDHYRSKGLVHDIQGNQDINDVFSAIEKVLTNLK from the coding sequence ATGAATCTTTTGATTATGGGCTTACCAGGTGCTGGTAAAGGAACTCAAGCTGCTAAAATCGTTGAGCATTTCAATGTTGCGCATATTTCGACTGGAGATATGTTCCGTGCAGCGATTGCTAACCAAACAGAGATGGGCGTTTTAGCCAAGTCATATATTGACAAGGGCGAGTTGGTTCCAGACCAAGTGACAAACGGCATTGTCAAAGAGCGCTTGAGCCAGGATGATATTAAGCAAACAGGCTTCCTCTTGGATGGCTATCCGCGCACGATTGAGCAAGCAAATGCCTTGGATCAAACACTAGCAGAGCTTGATTTGGCTTTGGACGGAGTTATCAATATCGAAGTGGATCCTAACAGCTTACTGGAGCGTTTGAGCGGTCGGATTATCCATCGTGAAACAGGTGAAACCTTCCACAAGGTCTTCAATCCGCCAGCAGACTACAAGGAAGAGGATTATTACCAGCGTGAAGATGACAAGCCTGAGACAGTTAAACGTCGTTTGGATGTCAATATCGCTCAGGGTCAGCCGATTATTGATCACTATCGCAGCAAAGGTCTGGTCCATGATATTCAAGGAAATCAAGATATTAATGATGTCTTCTCAGCTATCGAAAAAGTCTTGACAAATTTGAAATAA
- a CDS encoding zinc-dependent MarR family transcriptional regulator yields MTHLADKIDQFLNEVILKAENQHEILIGSCTSDVPLTNTQEHILMLLSEESLTNSDLAKKLNVSQAAVTKAVKSLVRQEMLQAFKDKRDARVTFYRLTELAQPIAKEHQHHHAHTLETYQKLAEQFSASEQATISKFLEALVGEIGK; encoded by the coding sequence ATGACTCATTTAGCAGATAAGATCGATCAATTTTTAAATGAAGTTATTTTGAAGGCAGAAAATCAGCATGAGATTCTGATTGGTTCTTGCACGAGTGATGTGCCTTTAACTAATACGCAGGAGCATATTTTGATGCTTTTGTCTGAGGAATCCTTGACAAATTCTGATTTGGCAAAAAAACTGAATGTGAGTCAAGCTGCTGTGACCAAGGCTGTGAAATCCTTGGTTCGGCAAGAGATGCTGCAAGCCTTTAAAGATAAGAGAGATGCACGGGTTACCTTTTACCGTTTGACTGAGTTAGCTCAGCCGATTGCAAAGGAACATCAGCATCATCACGCACATACTTTGGAGACGTATCAAAAATTGGCTGAGCAGTTTTCTGCTAGTGAACAGGCGACAATTTCGAAGTTCTTGGAAGCCTTGGTGGGAGAGATTGGTAAATGA
- the rpmJ gene encoding 50S ribosomal protein L36: MKVRPSVKPICEYCKVIRRNGRVMVICPANPKHKQRQG, translated from the coding sequence ATGAAAGTAAGACCATCGGTCAAACCAATTTGCGAATACTGCAAAGTTATTCGTCGTAATGGTCGTGTTATGGTAATTTGCCCAGCAAATCCAAAACACAAACAACGTCAAGGATAA
- the secY gene encoding preprotein translocase subunit SecY: MFFKLLKDAFKIKQVRSKILFTIFIILVFRIGTTITVPGINAKALSNLNDLPFLNMLSLVSGNAMRNFSVFALGVSPYITASIVVQLLQMDLLPKFVEWGKQGEVGRRKLNQATRYIALVLAFVQAIGITAGFDTLSRANLVANPNVQTYALICVLLATGSMIVTWLGEQITDKGYGNGVSMIIFAGIVSAIPDMIKGIYEDYFVNIPSERLTSSFIFVGILIVAVLLIIYFTTFVQQAEYKIPIQYTKVAKGAPSSSYLPLKVNPAGVIPVIFASSITAAPAAIFQVVSALGYDADWVKTAQSLLATTTISGMFMYAFLIVLFTFFYTFVQINPEKTAENLQKSGAYIPGVRPGKGTEDYMSKLLRRLATVGSLFLGFISILPILAKDVFGLTDAVALGGTSLLIIISTGIEGMKQLEGYLLKRKYVGFMDTSE; the protein is encoded by the coding sequence ATGTTTTTCAAACTATTAAAAGACGCATTTAAAATCAAACAGGTACGATCTAAGATTCTGTTCACGATTTTTATTATCTTAGTTTTCCGTATCGGTACAACCATAACGGTTCCGGGGATTAATGCCAAAGCCTTAAGCAATTTGAATGATTTGCCATTCCTGAATATGCTAAGCCTGGTCTCTGGTAACGCCATGCGCAACTTCTCTGTCTTTGCACTTGGAGTCAGTCCTTACATCACAGCTTCGATCGTTGTTCAGCTGCTGCAAATGGACTTGCTTCCGAAGTTTGTAGAGTGGGGCAAGCAAGGGGAAGTGGGACGGAGGAAGCTGAATCAAGCGACCCGTTATATCGCCCTAGTTTTGGCCTTTGTGCAGGCAATTGGGATTACCGCTGGTTTTGATACTCTCTCAAGAGCTAATCTGGTTGCCAATCCTAATGTGCAGACCTACGCTTTGATTTGCGTTCTTCTAGCAACTGGTTCAATGATTGTAACTTGGCTGGGTGAGCAGATTACAGACAAGGGTTACGGAAATGGCGTTTCCATGATCATCTTTGCTGGTATCGTTTCAGCTATCCCTGATATGATTAAAGGTATCTATGAAGATTACTTTGTAAATATTCCTAGTGAACGCTTGACTTCATCTTTCATTTTTGTAGGGATTCTGATTGTGGCAGTCCTGCTTATCATTTACTTTACAACCTTTGTACAGCAGGCTGAATATAAAATTCCAATTCAGTATACGAAAGTAGCTAAGGGTGCACCTTCTAGCTCCTATCTGCCACTGAAAGTCAATCCGGCTGGGGTTATTCCAGTAATCTTTGCCAGCTCGATTACAGCTGCACCGGCAGCGATTTTCCAAGTTGTCAGTGCCTTGGGCTATGACGCAGATTGGGTTAAGACAGCTCAGTCACTTTTGGCAACAACGACCATTAGTGGCATGTTCATGTACGCCTTCCTGATTGTCCTCTTTACATTCTTCTATACTTTTGTACAGATTAATCCAGAGAAGACAGCAGAAAATCTGCAAAAGAGCGGAGCCTACATTCCAGGTGTTCGTCCAGGTAAAGGAACAGAAGACTATATGTCTAAGCTGCTTCGTCGTTTGGCAACAGTGGGATCTCTCTTCCTAGGTTTCATTTCTATCCTGCCTATTTTGGCTAAAGATGTATTTGGATTGACAGATGCCGTTGCTCTTGGAGGAACCAGTCTCTTGATCATCATCTCAACCGGTATTGAGGGAATGAAACAGCTAGAAGGCTACCTGCTGAAGAGAAAGTATGTCGGCTTTATGGATACTTCAGAGTAA
- a CDS encoding CopY/TcrY family copper transport repressor — protein MEQQNISQAEWQVMRVLWAYPHSRSTEIIARLEADFSWKPATIKTLLNRLKTKEFIAMEKIEGKFYYDARILEADHLESTWQALFDNICNTKHGDLLISMIERSQFSQRDLERLSQVIDKKRASAPLEIKCHCPQGQCRCGHGKETH, from the coding sequence ATGGAACAGCAAAATATTAGCCAAGCAGAATGGCAAGTGATGCGTGTGCTATGGGCGTATCCACACAGTCGCAGTACAGAGATTATAGCTCGTTTGGAAGCCGATTTTTCCTGGAAACCGGCAACCATCAAGACTCTTTTGAATCGTCTGAAGACCAAAGAATTTATCGCTATGGAAAAGATCGAGGGTAAGTTTTACTATGATGCTCGGATTTTAGAAGCGGACCATCTGGAAAGTACTTGGCAGGCTCTTTTTGACAATATCTGTAACACTAAACATGGAGACCTTTTGATTTCGATGATTGAGAGAAGTCAGTTTAGTCAAAGGGACTTGGAGCGGCTCAGCCAAGTCATTGATAAGAAAAGAGCTTCGGCTCCGCTGGAAATTAAATGCCACTGTCCGCAAGGTCAGTGTCGGTGCGGGCATGGAAAGGAGACGCATTGA
- the infA gene encoding translation initiation factor IF-1 encodes MAKDDVIEVEGKVVDTMPNAMFTVELENGHQILATVSGKIRKNYIRILAGDRVTVEMSPYDLTRGRITYRFK; translated from the coding sequence GTGGCAAAAGACGATGTGATTGAGGTTGAAGGCAAGGTAGTTGATACAATGCCTAATGCAATGTTTACGGTTGAACTTGAAAATGGACATCAGATTTTAGCAACAGTTTCTGGTAAAATTCGTAAAAACTATATTCGTATTTTAGCGGGAGACCGTGTGACTGTAGAAATGAGTCCTTATGATTTGACACGTGGACGGATCACATACCGCTTTAAATAA
- a CDS encoding zinc ABC transporter substrate-binding protein AdcA: protein MKKISLLLAGLLSIFLVSCSNQKNADGKLNIVTTFYPVYEFTKQVAGDEANVELLIGAGTEPHDYEPSAKAVAKIQDADAFVYENENMETWVPDTLKTLKNKEETVIKATGNMLLLPDGEEEEDHDHGEEGHHHAYDPHVWLSPKRAIKMVEHIRDSLSKSYPDKKAAFEKNAAAYIKKLEALDKEYEDGLANAKQKSFVTQHAAFNYLALDYGLKQVPISGLSPDSEPSASRLAELTEYIKKNKIKYIYFEENASQALASTLAKETGVELDVLNPLESLTEEQTKDGADYVSIMQSNLKALKKTTDQEGAEIAAEKEEDDKTVQNGYFEDSAVKDRTLSDYAGEWQSVYPYLKDGTLDQVFDYKAKLTGKMTAAEYKDYYDKGYKTDVSNINITDKTMEFVVDGKSKKYTYKYVGKHTLTYSKGNRGVRFMFEATDEDAGEYKYVQFSDHNIAPTKAAHFHIFYGGESQEALFDELENWPTYYPSKLTGQEIAQEMLAH from the coding sequence ATGAAAAAAATTAGCTTACTATTAGCAGGTTTACTGAGTATTTTCTTAGTATCTTGTTCTAATCAAAAAAATGCAGATGGCAAGCTCAATATTGTCACGACTTTTTATCCGGTTTATGAGTTTACCAAGCAGGTGGCTGGAGATGAGGCCAATGTTGAACTTCTAATCGGGGCCGGTACAGAGCCACATGATTACGAACCTTCTGCGAAGGCAGTTGCGAAGATTCAGGATGCAGATGCCTTTGTCTATGAAAATGAAAACATGGAGACTTGGGTCCCAGATACGCTAAAAACTTTAAAAAATAAGGAAGAAACGGTTATCAAAGCGACAGGTAATATGCTCTTGCTGCCTGATGGTGAAGAGGAAGAAGACCACGACCATGGGGAAGAGGGACATCATCATGCCTATGATCCCCATGTTTGGTTATCTCCGAAGCGGGCTATTAAAATGGTGGAGCACATCCGTGATAGCTTGAGCAAGTCTTATCCTGACAAGAAAGCTGCTTTTGAGAAAAATGCAGCAGCTTATATCAAGAAGCTGGAAGCCTTGGATAAGGAATATGAGGATGGTTTGGCCAATGCCAAGCAAAAGAGCTTTGTTACTCAGCACGCAGCCTTTAACTATCTGGCATTGGACTATGGTTTGAAGCAGGTGCCAATTTCTGGACTTTCACCAGACAGTGAACCATCCGCTTCACGCTTGGCTGAATTGACCGAGTATATTAAGAAAAATAAAATCAAGTATATTTACTTTGAAGAGAATGCTTCCCAGGCTTTGGCTTCTACATTAGCTAAGGAAACAGGTGTAGAGCTTGATGTCCTGAATCCGCTGGAAAGCTTGACCGAAGAGCAGACCAAGGATGGGGCAGACTATGTTTCTATCATGCAGTCCAATCTAAAGGCTCTCAAGAAGACAACTGACCAAGAGGGAGCGGAGATTGCAGCCGAGAAAGAAGAAGACGATAAGACAGTCCAAAACGGCTACTTTGAAGACAGTGCCGTCAAGGATCGTACTTTGTCTGACTATGCTGGCGAGTGGCAGTCTGTTTACCCTTATCTGAAGGACGGTACCTTGGATCAAGTCTTTGACTACAAGGCTAAGCTGACTGGGAAAATGACGGCAGCTGAATACAAGGACTACTATGACAAGGGCTACAAAACAGATGTTTCCAATATCAATATCACAGACAAGACTATGGAATTTGTGGTAGATGGAAAATCCAAGAAATATACGTATAAATACGTTGGCAAGCACACTCTGACTTACTCTAAGGGAAATCGTGGAGTTCGCTTCATGTTTGAAGCGACAGACGAGGATGCTGGGGAGTACAAGTATGTTCAGTTTAGCGACCACAACATTGCACCGACCAAGGCGGCTCACTTCCATATCTTCTATGGTGGCGAAAGCCAGGAGGCACTCTTTGACGAGCTGGAAAACTGGCCAACCTACTATCCAAGTAAGTTGACTGGTCAAGAAATTGCCCAAGAAATGTTGGCGCACTAA
- the rpsM gene encoding 30S ribosomal protein S13: MARIAGVDIPNDKRVVVSLTYVYGIGLPTSKKILAAAGVSEDIRVKDLTIEQEDAIRREVDAIKVEGDLRREVNLNIKRLMEIGSYRGIRHRRGLPVRGQNTKNNARTRKGKAVAIAGKKK; encoded by the coding sequence ATGGCTCGTATTGCTGGAGTTGACATTCCAAATGACAAACGTGTAGTCGTTTCACTGACTTATGTGTACGGTATCGGACTTCCAACTTCTAAGAAAATCTTGGCAGCTGCTGGAGTTTCAGAAGATATTCGTGTAAAAGATCTTACAATCGAACAAGAAGACGCTATCCGTCGTGAAGTAGATGCGATTAAAGTTGAAGGTGACCTTCGTCGTGAAGTAAACTTGAACATCAAACGTTTGATGGAAATCGGTTCATACCGTGGAATCCGTCACCGTCGTGGACTTCCTGTCCGTGGACAAAACACTAAAAATAACGCCCGCACTCGTAAAGGTAAAGCTGTTGCGATTGCAGGTAAGAAAAAATAA
- a CDS encoding metal ABC transporter ATP-binding protein, translated as MRYITVDNLSFYYDKEPVLEHIHYFLDSGEFVTLTGENGAAKTTLIKASLGILQPKYGEVKISKTNVQGKKLRIAYLPQQIASFNAGFPSTVYEFVKSGRYPRKGWFRRLNEHDEEHIKASLESVGMWEHRDKRIGSLSGGQKQRAVIARMFASDPDIFVLDEPTTGMDAGSKDEFYKLMHHSAHKHGKAVLMITHDPEEVRKYADRNIHLVRNQDSPWRCFNVHESDNGQEVSHA; from the coding sequence ATGAGATATATCACAGTCGATAATCTTTCCTTTTACTATGACAAGGAGCCTGTGCTGGAGCATATTCATTATTTTCTAGACAGTGGGGAGTTTGTAACTTTGACGGGGGAAAATGGAGCTGCTAAGACGACTCTTATAAAGGCTAGTTTGGGTATTTTGCAACCTAAGTATGGGGAAGTGAAGATTTCCAAGACTAATGTGCAAGGCAAGAAACTGCGGATTGCATATCTACCTCAGCAGATTGCTAGTTTTAATGCAGGTTTCCCTAGTACGGTATATGAGTTTGTCAAGTCGGGACGTTATCCGCGTAAGGGTTGGTTTCGTCGTTTGAATGAGCATGATGAAGAGCATATCAAGGCTAGTCTGGAGTCAGTTGGAATGTGGGAACATCGGGATAAGAGGATTGGTTCTCTCTCTGGTGGGCAAAAGCAGAGAGCTGTGATTGCTCGGATGTTTGCTTCGGATCCGGATATTTTTGTCCTAGATGAGCCGACAACAGGAATGGATGCAGGCAGCAAGGATGAATTTTACAAGCTCATGCACCATAGTGCTCACAAGCATGGAAAAGCTGTCTTGATGATTACACACGATCCGGAAGAAGTTCGTAAATATGCTGACCGCAACATTCACCTGGTCCGTAATCAGGACTCACCTTGGCGCTGTTTCAATGTGCATGAAAGCGACAATGGACAGGAGGTGAGCCATGCTTAA
- a CDS encoding DNA-directed RNA polymerase subunit alpha, with protein sequence MIEFEKPNITKIDENKDYGKFVVEPLERGYGTTLGNSLRRVLLASLPGAAVTSINIEGVLHEFDTISGVREDVMQIILNVKGIAVKSYVQDEKIIELDVEGPAEVTAGDILTDSDIEIINPDHYLFTIGEGASFKATMTVNSGRGYVPADENKKDDAPVGTLAVDSIYTPVTKVNYQVEPARVGSNDGFDKLTLEILTNGTIIPEDALGLSARILTEHLNLFTNLTEVAIAADVMKEAEKTSDDRILERTIEELDLSVRSYNCLKRAGINTVFDLTEKSEPEMMKVRNLGRKSLEEVKVKLADLGLGLKNDK encoded by the coding sequence ATGATTGAGTTTGAAAAACCAAATATAACAAAAATTGATGAAAATAAAGATTATGGCAAGTTTGTAGTAGAGCCGCTTGAGCGTGGCTATGGTACAACACTGGGAAATTCTCTTCGCCGTGTGCTTTTGGCTTCACTTCCAGGAGCTGCTGTTACTTCAATTAATATTGAAGGTGTTTTGCACGAGTTTGATACAATTTCCGGTGTCCGCGAAGACGTGATGCAAATTATTCTGAACGTCAAAGGGATTGCTGTAAAATCTTACGTCCAAGACGAAAAGATTATTGAACTGGATGTTGAAGGCCCAGCAGAAGTAACTGCCGGAGACATTTTGACAGACAGTGATATTGAAATTATAAACCCTGATCATTATCTCTTTACAATCGGAGAAGGCGCAAGCTTTAAGGCAACGATGACTGTCAACAGCGGTCGTGGTTATGTGCCTGCAGATGAAAATAAGAAAGATGATGCACCAGTGGGAACACTTGCGGTGGATTCTATCTATACGCCAGTGACAAAAGTTAATTACCAGGTTGAGCCAGCTCGTGTTGGTAGCAACGATGGTTTTGACAAACTAACCCTTGAAATTTTAACGAATGGAACAATTATTCCAGAAGATGCTTTGGGACTTTCAGCCCGCATCCTTACGGAACATTTGAATCTCTTCACTAATCTGACAGAAGTAGCTATCGCTGCAGACGTTATGAAGGAAGCAGAAAAGACTTCTGATGACCGCATTTTGGAACGGACCATCGAAGAATTAGATTTGTCAGTTCGCTCATACAACTGTTTGAAACGTGCAGGTATCAATACTGTATTTGATTTGACAGAAAAATCTGAGCCTGAAATGATGAAAGTTCGTAACTTGGGACGCAAGAGTCTGGAAGAAGTAAAAGTTAAACTTGCTGATCTCGGTCTGGGGTTAAAAAACGATAAATAA
- a CDS encoding glutamate-cysteine ligase family protein — MEMMDSIQILKERYLKNIKENPTVYIGIELEFPIVNSQGGATDTNVAKNLLKHLLEEYDFEAERFDRDGNPIQLKSTKNEDRILFEVSYNTLEFAFAKASRIQEVEERFKNYLSIIQAILRKENHEIQGKGIHPFWAENDNSPVKYPRYEMLMQYLAMGKNMDGLHNYPEYGAFICGSQVQLDVSRENYLTVINVFNQIEAAKAYLFANSEFSDSSWDTKIARDIFWEQSMHGILQENAGVNSKDFQTEDDFFAYLNRSALFTAEREGKSYYFYPIAANEYLSQKTIEAYSLSGEKVNLTPREADFKNHRSYQYQDLTTRGTVEFRSVCTQPFDRTFSSAAFHLGILENLESVKAYLQNAPFFQEESRDYKALRRKFSKKELTASETDHIYEFTKTLLQLARAGLLARQLGEEAYLPTL; from the coding sequence ATGGAAATGATGGATTCAATCCAAATTTTAAAAGAACGCTATTTAAAGAATATCAAAGAAAATCCAACGGTATACATTGGCATTGAGTTAGAATTTCCTATTGTCAATAGCCAGGGCGGAGCGACTGATACAAATGTTGCAAAAAATCTCTTAAAACATCTGTTGGAAGAGTATGATTTTGAGGCAGAACGATTTGACAGAGACGGGAATCCCATTCAACTGAAATCTACTAAAAATGAAGACAGAATTCTTTTTGAGGTCTCTTACAATACTTTGGAATTTGCTTTTGCCAAGGCTAGCAGAATTCAAGAAGTTGAAGAGCGTTTTAAGAACTATCTGAGCATTATTCAGGCAATTCTACGCAAAGAAAACCATGAAATTCAAGGTAAAGGAATTCATCCTTTCTGGGCAGAAAATGATAATAGTCCAGTTAAGTATCCAAGATATGAAATGTTGATGCAGTATTTAGCTATGGGAAAGAACATGGATGGTCTGCACAATTATCCAGAATATGGTGCTTTTATTTGTGGGAGTCAAGTTCAGCTGGATGTCTCAAGAGAAAATTATTTAACTGTTATCAATGTCTTCAATCAAATTGAAGCTGCTAAGGCATACCTCTTTGCTAATTCAGAGTTTTCGGATTCTTCTTGGGATACAAAAATAGCTCGGGATATTTTCTGGGAGCAATCGATGCATGGCATTTTACAGGAAAATGCGGGTGTGAATTCGAAAGATTTTCAAACTGAAGATGATTTTTTTGCATATCTCAATAGATCAGCACTTTTTACTGCCGAACGTGAAGGTAAATCCTACTATTTCTATCCGATAGCTGCTAATGAATACTTGAGCCAGAAAACTATTGAAGCTTATAGCCTTTCAGGTGAAAAAGTAAACTTGACTCCAAGGGAAGCAGACTTCAAGAATCACAGAAGTTACCAGTATCAAGATTTGACGACACGGGGGACAGTAGAGTTTCGGAGTGTCTGTACTCAGCCTTTTGATAGAACCTTTTCTTCTGCTGCTTTTCATCTTGGTATTTTAGAAAATTTGGAAAGTGTAAAAGCCTATTTACAAAACGCTCCCTTCTTTCAGGAGGAAAGTCGGGATTACAAAGCTTTAAGAAGAAAGTTTTCTAAAAAAGAGTTAACCGCAAGTGAAACAGATCATATTTATGAATTCACAAAGACTTTGCTTCAGCTGGCGAGAGCTGGTTTATTAGCTCGTCAACTAGGTGAGGAAGCTTATCTTCCCACTCTTTAA